A region of uncultured Carboxylicivirga sp. DNA encodes the following proteins:
- a CDS encoding permease gives MIPAINNKWVIDKEWVAKVVVFSTLTLMLADTIYMNISGIGYGHKEECALYQFLPRWGFYIYEHFVELFMVVLLGIFGGVLIEQHTKKLKRFFPKNQLLAFVYASFLPVCSCGVIPVVESMKERVKLRTLVTFIIAAPLLNPYIVFMSVTVLGVKYALIRVFASFVVAVFSGLMVEKLANYFQLQINGVYDNCGSSCGVGNMSPFRKTMVYMKKILPYMLIAGLLTLLFEYFQPQRFLESFSFSTEPFSTGIMMLVGIPIYVCNGADVLFLKPLLEYTDLSLASAMAFSLASSAVCISSVVMLLKFFGKKLAIALIGAVIFSIILVTAGVYLIDDFLILI, from the coding sequence ATGATACCGGCAATCAATAATAAGTGGGTGATCGATAAAGAATGGGTGGCAAAGGTGGTTGTTTTTTCCACATTGACTTTGATGCTGGCTGATACCATCTATATGAATATTTCAGGAATAGGCTACGGTCATAAGGAAGAATGCGCATTGTATCAGTTTTTGCCTCGATGGGGATTTTATATCTACGAGCATTTTGTTGAACTTTTTATGGTTGTATTGTTGGGAATATTTGGAGGCGTTTTAATTGAGCAACACACTAAAAAACTTAAACGATTCTTTCCTAAAAATCAGCTGTTGGCCTTTGTGTATGCTTCTTTTTTACCGGTTTGCTCCTGTGGTGTTATTCCGGTTGTTGAGTCAATGAAAGAAAGGGTAAAACTACGTACGTTAGTAACCTTTATCATTGCTGCTCCTCTGCTGAATCCTTATATTGTTTTTATGTCGGTTACGGTCTTGGGAGTCAAATATGCTTTGATTCGTGTATTCGCTTCTTTTGTGGTTGCAGTCTTTTCGGGTTTGATGGTTGAAAAACTGGCAAATTATTTTCAATTGCAGATAAACGGTGTTTACGATAATTGCGGATCATCGTGTGGAGTTGGTAATATGAGTCCTTTTCGAAAGACCATGGTATATATGAAGAAGATTTTACCGTATATGCTTATTGCCGGGTTGCTTACTTTACTATTTGAATACTTTCAACCACAACGTTTTTTGGAGTCTTTTTCATTCTCAACGGAGCCCTTTTCAACGGGCATTATGATGTTGGTGGGTATTCCTATTTATGTTTGTAATGGAGCGGATGTATTGTTTCTAAAACCCTTGCTTGAATACACCGATCTGTCACTGGCCTCGGCCATGGCATTTTCACTGGCCTCATCAGCTGTCTGTATCTCATCAGTTGTTATGTTACTGAAGTTTTTTGGGAAGAAGCTGGCAATAGCCTTAATCGGGGCTGTTATTTTTAGTATCATTTTGGTTACGGCAGGTGTTTATTTAATCGATGATTTTCTAATTCTGATCTAG
- a CDS encoding WG repeat-containing protein: MMIRKIYILLLISLMSSITIAQTGTDNILSKYDRYWEIKEGLYRVMLDNKMGVITDKGNVIVPCEFNQVWNIDSDGFFRVLKSGKAGVYHESGSVIIPAEYDQIWSFNGDWAKVMQSGKLGFFNREGLAVVPCIYQQIWSFEDGRARVLKDGKVGYINEQGLEVIPPAYQQIWSFENGRARVLKEGKVGYIDEQGNEVIAPVYSHIWEFQNGKAKALLDGQMVWIDEQGQLLDIPVEQSDAGDYNTQSQSSAHTQKEKQIIIEDGRGNETRVRVPGGNVIIKEDGRNTYVEIGSGNTNKSYYYRDRRFNGHYTGVELGFSNFLNADGTTELPSDADFLSLNDGQSYNIGLNFMQWSIGLQRRGNIGLVTGLGLDHSRYRLSGSDIIAKDDNGNTSYYTSDRSIKTNQFTSTYINAPFLLELQIPTHSHQPFYLSGGVIGGVRINSFSRVKYTDNLGPEKEKKNNDFNIRDWRYGIMVRMGYRSINLYGNYYLTSMFEDNKGPEIYPVNVGLSIPISGWDLNR; the protein is encoded by the coding sequence ATGATGATTCGCAAAATATATATACTGCTTCTAATCAGCTTAATGTCATCGATTACAATTGCTCAGACAGGCACTGATAACATTCTTTCGAAATACGATCGTTACTGGGAAATTAAAGAAGGATTGTACAGGGTAATGCTTGACAATAAAATGGGTGTTATTACAGACAAAGGTAATGTGATAGTTCCCTGCGAATTTAACCAGGTTTGGAATATTGATTCTGATGGATTTTTCAGAGTGTTGAAAAGTGGAAAAGCAGGTGTTTATCATGAAAGTGGGAGCGTGATCATTCCGGCTGAATACGATCAGATATGGTCATTCAATGGTGACTGGGCCAAAGTGATGCAAAGCGGAAAACTGGGCTTTTTTAACAGAGAAGGATTAGCTGTTGTACCTTGTATTTACCAGCAAATATGGTCCTTTGAAGATGGAAGAGCCAGAGTTCTGAAAGATGGTAAGGTAGGATATATTAATGAACAAGGTTTGGAAGTTATTCCTCCTGCATATCAACAAATATGGTCATTCGAGAATGGTAGAGCCAGAGTTTTGAAAGAGGGTAAAGTTGGGTACATCGATGAACAGGGAAACGAAGTAATTGCTCCGGTTTATTCTCATATCTGGGAATTTCAGAATGGTAAAGCCAAAGCTCTTTTGGATGGTCAGATGGTTTGGATAGATGAGCAGGGCCAATTATTGGATATCCCTGTTGAACAATCAGATGCCGGTGACTATAATACACAATCACAGTCTTCTGCTCATACTCAAAAAGAAAAACAGATTATTATTGAAGATGGAAGAGGCAATGAGACACGTGTTCGTGTTCCCGGAGGCAATGTAATTATCAAAGAAGATGGACGAAACACTTATGTAGAAATCGGCTCAGGCAATACCAATAAATCGTATTACTACAGAGATCGCAGGTTTAACGGACACTACACAGGTGTTGAACTTGGTTTTTCCAACTTCCTGAATGCAGATGGAACAACTGAATTACCCAGTGATGCCGACTTCTTATCATTAAACGATGGCCAGAGTTACAATATAGGCTTAAATTTTATGCAATGGAGTATTGGACTTCAGCGACGAGGCAATATCGGCCTGGTTACCGGTTTAGGTCTTGATCATAGCAGATATCGCCTGTCAGGATCAGATATTATTGCTAAAGACGATAACGGTAATACTTCTTACTACACTTCGGATAGAAGTATTAAAACAAACCAGTTTACCAGCACATATATTAATGCTCCTTTTTTATTGGAACTACAGATACCAACACATAGCCATCAGCCCTTTTATTTGTCTGGCGGTGTGATCGGTGGAGTAAGGATCAATTCGTTCTCAAGAGTTAAATACACCGATAATCTGGGTCCTGAGAAAGAAAAGAAAAACAATGATTTCAACATACGTGACTGGCGATATGGCATAATGGTGCGCATGGGTTACAGATCCATCAACCTTTATGGCAACTATTATCTCACCAGTATGTTTGAAGATAACAAAGGACCGGAAATTTATCCTGTGAATGTTGGATTATCGATTCCAATCAGTGGATGGGACTTAAACAGATAA
- a CDS encoding 4Fe-4S binding protein → MKRLIFIIAFGFILIFQVASSQSIKKQQVKDCSVQSEKCADCSYAVDGNSTGRASQTIVLSVLVALVSAYLYKTKKRKYYAVAGALVVTALLVTSFVPHSSREKEECIVLADALELDEFVTAGDEFISLDESGDDFTEFKTSGEEFSSIDGDEFIESGTEFSAISNDEFAASESNEESTGLLTESDKNLLIELGVLLLLTIVVGLMVNNTQFQKLRPFFLLAMLVWLGFIKGGCPCMISSFQNLILFFAGLNIKWISLLWFLGLIPLTYFFGRVWCGWLCHLGAFQEFIYSTTKLDLLKKEKHQKVLRFVQIALFALLILQLIITKTNIYIHYDPFKVAFNLFSANVTGYVLLVVLLLSSVLIYRPFCRSVCPVGLVLGWVSLIPGARRISKNPSCIDCVKCSRQCKSHALLYENKKSMLDVSNCIACGDCLDSCSKDALSFTTLKKV, encoded by the coding sequence TTGAAGCGACTCATTTTCATAATAGCTTTTGGATTTATTCTGATTTTTCAGGTTGCATCATCACAATCTATTAAAAAGCAGCAGGTGAAGGATTGTTCTGTGCAGAGTGAGAAGTGTGCAGATTGCTCGTATGCTGTTGATGGAAATTCAACCGGAAGAGCCAGCCAAACAATTGTTTTGTCGGTTCTGGTCGCATTGGTTTCAGCCTATTTATATAAAACGAAGAAAAGAAAATATTATGCAGTTGCTGGCGCATTGGTTGTTACAGCTCTGTTGGTAACTTCCTTTGTTCCACATTCAAGCAGGGAAAAAGAAGAATGTATAGTATTGGCTGATGCTTTAGAGCTCGATGAATTTGTAACTGCAGGAGATGAATTTATTTCGTTGGATGAAAGCGGGGATGATTTTACCGAATTTAAAACATCAGGAGAAGAGTTTTCGAGTATTGATGGAGATGAATTTATTGAATCCGGTACAGAGTTCTCTGCAATTAGTAATGATGAATTTGCTGCCAGTGAAAGTAATGAAGAGTCAACAGGTTTATTAACGGAGTCGGATAAAAATTTGCTGATTGAGCTGGGAGTTTTATTGCTATTAACCATTGTAGTTGGTCTGATGGTTAATAATACTCAATTTCAAAAGCTACGCCCTTTCTTTTTGCTCGCTATGCTGGTATGGTTAGGATTTATTAAAGGTGGCTGTCCATGTATGATTTCATCTTTTCAAAATCTGATACTTTTTTTCGCAGGTTTGAATATTAAATGGATATCACTTTTATGGTTTTTAGGGTTAATACCTTTAACCTATTTCTTTGGACGGGTTTGGTGCGGATGGTTGTGTCATTTAGGTGCATTTCAGGAATTTATTTATTCGACAACCAAACTTGATTTACTCAAAAAAGAAAAGCATCAAAAGGTATTACGATTTGTTCAGATTGCTCTTTTCGCCTTGTTGATTTTACAGCTTATTATCACTAAAACAAATATATATATCCATTACGATCCTTTTAAAGTGGCCTTTAACCTGTTTTCGGCCAATGTTACAGGATATGTTTTGCTGGTAGTTTTATTGCTCTCATCGGTACTGATCTACCGTCCGTTCTGTCGATCGGTTTGTCCGGTTGGATTGGTTTTGGGTTGGGTAAGTCTTATACCCGGAGCCAGAAGAATATCAAAAAATCCATCGTGTATCGATTGCGTTAAATGCAGTCGCCAATGCAAAAGTCACGCATTGCTTTATGAGAATAAGAAAAGCATGTTAGATGTTTCAAATTGTATTGCGTGTGGCGACTGTCTGGATTCCTGTAGTAAAGATGCTTTATCATTTACTACGCTTAAAAAGGTTTAG
- a CDS encoding ATP-binding protein, translating to MAKRFYVSSYLIKLTFLFSFWMRGLFIYIILLIFMLSGTNLKASQIDFFILHYNTHYNLPADLIKDVNMDNKGGYYLATDEGCFLFWGRESIKLKTPLNRSNYFKKLLRKKDGTLLCISDDALYEIDYNLQGPYLKLLLGKGRSVNDTIPYYYKNIFEDKFGVIWMADSRNIFSFDNGIIKKFEMDAKNASTSYQRSYQFMEFADNQLTALSQQGYFYLYDREQEVFVEYPDLFTDEVYSSTRMDKNSYLLGCRDGLSKLEFQQNYTLSSIPDAQGIVFSAFGKIEDQVFLGGSWSQGVFVLDFTGKKLEMKQVKDFPYNGVQNLYTSDNLDFIASTNLGVVVLRRKQFEAVFDEVKSGIINHLFIDNEDHIFFIRNNVIYRSTNNKSGLKPIVGKRSNDTNLVMHCSKDSVLIGTSDGNLLLYYKGKLIEEIHLDQKYVTDIVKDKYGFYWIQNGNELYQVDFSNHKLINQTVNLPTQNSLGAIALDTDSLLTIGTNEWQEPIVHFDYMDNTFHSVKSEFYPDSIQEYNCLKLLILKDSLLIGTSKGIYVFKQGSLGKLEVGEYSNEEVHALASDTLGALWFSTSKGLIKWEDDECCIFTDLSGIPSKTINRNGISIDQQQAVWLATNNGVVRFNNDIQFVDARKPVVVSQRHNRFIYKDDEELEMTADEYYIISLHSSYLPQYANRFRYKLVSGDRQISSWEKVSTDDELFLKISKTGKYQLLISSKNDGLSKWSSPLMIDVNVVLPFYKRWYFLLVIFLILFALVGVFIYHDRRKTIREKKKLEKLVSQRTCELRSSNKELKALNKTKDRFLSIIAHDLRNPFQTLMGISSLLIQSYDELSDDERKRMIRNLQKTSELSYDLLMNLLVWTRVQTGAFDVKISSFRLDELINRNIEFAKESAAIKNIQFEQNLIQLKVEADEDMISTILRNLISNAVKFSNHNTVIRINMWTEKRKVYVSVVDQGRGMTEEEIGIIKREDSNYSTEGTDREKGTGFGLSICREFIKVNKGRMKIESAINGGSTFTFSLPIIER from the coding sequence TTGGCTAAGAGATTTTACGTATCTTCTTATCTCATAAAACTGACTTTTCTATTTTCATTCTGGATGAGAGGGTTATTCATTTATATTATTCTTTTAATCTTTATGCTTTCGGGAACTAATCTCAAAGCGAGTCAAATAGATTTCTTTATTCTTCATTATAACACTCACTATAATCTTCCAGCTGATCTGATCAAAGATGTTAACATGGATAATAAAGGTGGTTATTATCTGGCTACCGATGAAGGATGTTTTCTTTTCTGGGGACGTGAAAGCATCAAGTTAAAGACTCCTTTAAACAGATCCAACTATTTTAAAAAGTTATTACGTAAAAAGGATGGTACACTTCTTTGTATTTCAGATGATGCCTTATATGAGATAGATTACAATCTGCAAGGTCCGTATTTGAAACTATTATTGGGTAAAGGAAGAAGTGTAAATGATACAATTCCATATTATTATAAAAACATATTCGAAGATAAGTTTGGAGTCATCTGGATGGCAGACAGTCGTAATATTTTTTCATTCGATAATGGAATAATCAAGAAATTTGAGATGGATGCTAAAAATGCATCTACATCTTATCAGCGTTCTTATCAGTTTATGGAATTTGCAGATAATCAATTGACTGCATTATCGCAACAAGGTTATTTTTATCTGTACGACAGAGAACAGGAAGTATTTGTTGAATATCCTGATTTATTTACTGACGAGGTATATTCTTCAACACGCATGGATAAGAATAGCTATTTGCTGGGTTGTAGAGATGGATTATCAAAATTGGAGTTTCAACAGAATTATACATTGAGTTCAATTCCTGATGCTCAGGGAATAGTCTTTTCTGCTTTTGGTAAGATTGAAGATCAGGTTTTTCTGGGAGGTAGCTGGAGTCAGGGAGTTTTTGTTTTAGATTTTACAGGAAAGAAGCTTGAGATGAAACAAGTGAAAGATTTTCCTTATAATGGAGTGCAAAACCTCTATACTTCAGATAATTTGGATTTTATAGCATCCACTAATCTGGGAGTGGTTGTTCTAAGACGAAAACAATTCGAAGCGGTTTTTGATGAAGTTAAATCAGGAATTATTAATCACCTTTTTATTGATAACGAAGATCACATATTTTTTATCAGAAACAATGTCATTTATAGATCTACCAACAATAAATCAGGGCTCAAGCCGATTGTAGGCAAAAGGAGCAACGATACAAATTTGGTAATGCATTGTTCAAAAGATAGTGTTTTAATCGGAACCAGTGATGGTAACCTTCTTTTATATTATAAAGGTAAACTGATTGAAGAAATACATTTGGACCAAAAGTACGTTACAGATATAGTTAAGGACAAATATGGGTTTTATTGGATTCAAAATGGGAATGAACTTTATCAGGTAGACTTTTCTAACCACAAACTAATAAATCAAACTGTAAATCTACCAACTCAAAACAGTCTTGGTGCAATAGCACTTGATACCGATTCGCTCTTAACCATTGGAACGAATGAATGGCAGGAACCGATTGTGCATTTTGATTACATGGATAATACATTTCATTCAGTTAAATCAGAATTCTATCCCGATAGTATTCAGGAATACAACTGTCTTAAGTTACTTATTCTTAAGGATAGTTTATTGATTGGAACCTCAAAAGGGATTTATGTTTTTAAACAAGGTTCGCTTGGCAAATTGGAGGTTGGAGAGTATTCAAATGAAGAGGTACATGCATTGGCTTCTGATACTCTTGGAGCACTTTGGTTTTCGACGAGTAAAGGACTTATTAAGTGGGAAGATGATGAATGTTGTATCTTCACAGACTTAAGTGGCATCCCTTCCAAAACAATTAATCGAAACGGTATTTCGATAGATCAACAACAGGCCGTTTGGCTGGCTACCAATAATGGAGTTGTAAGGTTCAATAACGATATTCAATTTGTTGATGCAAGAAAACCTGTTGTGGTTTCGCAAAGGCATAATCGATTCATTTATAAAGATGATGAAGAGCTTGAAATGACAGCAGATGAGTATTATATAATTAGCTTGCATTCATCTTATTTACCTCAGTATGCCAATCGTTTTCGTTATAAATTAGTATCAGGTGATAGGCAAATATCAAGTTGGGAAAAAGTATCAACTGATGATGAACTGTTCTTGAAAATTAGTAAGACTGGAAAATATCAATTGCTAATCTCGTCGAAGAATGATGGATTATCAAAGTGGAGTTCTCCATTAATGATTGATGTAAATGTAGTACTGCCATTTTATAAAAGATGGTATTTTCTACTAGTTATATTTCTGATTTTGTTTGCTTTAGTTGGTGTATTTATTTATCACGATCGAAGAAAAACAATCAGAGAGAAGAAGAAACTTGAGAAGCTGGTTTCTCAACGAACATGTGAATTAAGATCCTCGAATAAAGAACTGAAAGCACTTAATAAAACAAAAGATCGGTTTTTATCAATCATTGCACATGACTTAAGAAACCCATTTCAAACTTTGATGGGTATTTCTAGTCTTCTGATCCAATCTTATGATGAGTTAAGTGATGATGAACGTAAAAGGATGATAAGAAATCTCCAAAAGACTTCAGAATTATCGTACGATTTATTAATGAATTTACTTGTGTGGACAAGGGTTCAGACGGGAGCTTTTGACGTGAAGATATCGAGTTTCAGATTAGATGAATTGATTAATCGAAATATTGAATTTGCAAAAGAATCAGCTGCCATTAAAAACATACAATTTGAACAAAATCTTATTCAACTTAAGGTAGAGGCAGACGAAGATATGATAAGTACGATACTTCGAAATTTAATATCTAATGCAGTAAAATTTTCCAATCATAATACTGTCATTAGAATCAATATGTGGACAGAAAAGAGAAAGGTTTATGTAAGTGTAGTTGATCAGGGGCGTGGAATGACAGAGGAAGAAATAGGTATAATAAAGCGAGAAGATTCAAATTATTCTACAGAAGGCACTGACAGAGAAAAAGGGACAGGTTTTGGACTTTCGATTTGCAGGGAATTTATAAAGGTGAATAAAGGGAGGATGAAAATCGAAAGTGCAATTAATGGAGGATCCACATTTACCTTTTCATTACCTATAATCGAAAGGTAA
- a CDS encoding 4Fe-4S binding protein: MENKSFNRREFLLKLGKAGVLLTLPPLLKACSESMYGDYFVNVSLCTGCEECLDVCYYNAINITGASNYSINESECISCTLCSNACPENAVKVTPAVFTINADNCNECNMCSEVCTYNATLVAVKTYSINDDNCTDCGNCLEVCDQNAISLNVSNVTYKVNSNCVGCGDCIDKCESQGNAIYYSVANYSVNTSRCHGCTDRCSSGCSVGAISKVNGKASIDTSKCTKCGNCLKKCGHGAITNAEVTIDQDKCTHCGDCYDECSKSAITKSGTASTGIANIDTSKCNSCGNCMDVCNDEAISLEQASSPSVPSINQDECVSCGECLTVCTVDAIEKTASSDAPEIDADLCTNCGECYPVCPEDAILREIGTAEITQNDCSKCGKCESVCPEGAIQSN, from the coding sequence ATGGAAAATAAATCATTTAACCGTCGCGAATTTCTATTAAAGTTAGGTAAGGCAGGTGTCTTACTTACTTTGCCACCTTTGTTAAAAGCCTGCAGTGAAAGTATGTATGGCGATTACTTTGTGAATGTATCGTTGTGCACCGGTTGCGAGGAATGTCTGGATGTATGTTATTACAACGCAATCAATATAACAGGAGCAAGTAATTACTCTATCAATGAATCGGAGTGTATTTCATGCACGCTATGTTCCAATGCATGCCCTGAGAATGCTGTGAAAGTTACACCGGCTGTTTTTACCATCAATGCTGATAATTGTAACGAATGTAATATGTGCTCTGAAGTGTGTACTTACAATGCAACGCTTGTTGCTGTAAAAACCTACAGTATCAACGATGATAATTGCACAGATTGCGGTAACTGCCTTGAGGTATGTGATCAGAATGCGATCAGTTTAAATGTATCAAATGTAACTTATAAGGTAAACAGTAATTGTGTAGGTTGTGGCGATTGTATTGATAAATGCGAAAGTCAGGGCAATGCAATTTACTATTCGGTTGCCAACTACAGTGTTAATACAAGCCGTTGTCATGGTTGTACCGACAGATGTTCAAGTGGATGTTCTGTGGGTGCCATTTCAAAAGTTAACGGAAAAGCTTCCATTGATACTTCAAAATGTACCAAATGCGGTAATTGCCTAAAAAAATGCGGGCATGGTGCCATTACCAATGCTGAAGTTACCATCGATCAGGATAAATGTACTCATTGTGGCGATTGCTATGATGAATGTTCAAAAAGTGCCATTACCAAGAGTGGAACAGCGTCAACAGGAATTGCCAATATTGATACTTCTAAATGTAATAGTTGTGGCAATTGTATGGATGTTTGTAATGATGAGGCTATTAGTTTAGAGCAGGCTTCTTCACCTTCTGTTCCGTCCATCAACCAGGATGAATGTGTAAGTTGTGGAGAGTGTTTAACCGTTTGTACGGTTGATGCCATAGAAAAAACAGCTTCATCAGATGCACCTGAAATTGATGCTGACTTATGCACCAACTGTGGCGAATGCTATCCGGTTTGTCCTGAGGATGCCATATTACGTGAGATTGGAACGGCTGAGATAACTCAGAATGATTGTTCAAAATGTGGTAAATGCGAATCGGTTTGTCCTGAAGGTGCGATTCAAAGTAACTAA
- a CDS encoding PH domain-containing protein: MKTIFVKYSESVILIIVAVAIYFVSRNPEIYDVENTNLIKGRLSDNPAKGVHDEDNEYIGLWIAGYDDLYEFSGCSYNSRIAKEVLQLQKGDEVVLHTQLKSSSITIPWKGKKYRTYKICDAYCSRSGTIITFDQFNECNNRLVNKLIPGLCLGLLLIGLYKIFRKVKDDQNTKELIVSNYSSTKPESEDIIKLKPDRLSFLIRKSYYSIVFIGFGIYKLYPINSQDLDVLGIAAFILGILLIPAFLILHHGIFYIVDPNGIYIKEKSIFFQNESEFTSYATIKEVSCRQNLFEYAKNIGSVYIDTGETDNDNNTIYIKLIGIKDYRDIAKIILRRANLSEVNG, encoded by the coding sequence ATGAAAACCATCTTTGTAAAGTATAGCGAATCAGTTATTCTAATTATAGTAGCAGTTGCCATTTATTTCGTTAGTCGAAATCCTGAGATATATGATGTAGAAAATACTAATCTTATTAAAGGCAGATTAAGTGACAATCCAGCAAAAGGAGTGCATGATGAAGACAATGAATACATAGGATTGTGGATTGCCGGATATGATGATTTATATGAATTTTCAGGTTGTTCATATAATTCCAGGATAGCCAAAGAAGTTTTACAACTTCAGAAAGGTGATGAAGTAGTACTTCATACACAATTGAAAAGTTCATCAATTACTATTCCCTGGAAAGGGAAAAAATACAGAACGTATAAAATATGTGATGCTTATTGTTCAAGATCAGGGACGATAATAACATTTGATCAGTTTAACGAATGTAATAACAGATTGGTAAATAAATTAATTCCGGGACTATGCCTGGGGTTATTGTTGATTGGTCTTTATAAAATATTTCGAAAGGTAAAAGATGATCAGAATACAAAAGAGCTAATTGTTTCGAATTATTCATCAACAAAACCGGAGAGCGAAGATATAATTAAACTAAAACCTGATAGATTGTCATTTCTTATTCGTAAAAGTTATTATTCAATTGTATTCATTGGATTTGGAATATATAAGCTGTACCCTATTAACAGTCAAGATTTAGATGTTTTAGGAATTGCTGCCTTTATACTTGGAATTTTATTAATACCTGCTTTTCTCATTCTGCATCATGGAATATTTTATATTGTTGATCCCAATGGGATTTATATAAAAGAAAAAAGTATTTTCTTCCAGAATGAATCCGAGTTTACTTCGTATGCAACTATTAAGGAAGTGAGTTGTCGGCAGAATCTTTTCGAATATGCTAAAAATATTGGTTCGGTATATATTGATACAGGTGAAACAGATAATGATAACAATACTATCTACATTAAACTAATCGGTATTAAAGACTATCGTGATATTGCCAAAATCATTCTTAGAAGAGCTAACTTATCTGAAGTAAACGGATAG
- a CDS encoding ABC transporter permease → MILVYKFFKESFLFALNALRSNVLRTVLTLSGVTIGIFSIISVFTLIDTLENSVRESVESLGNNVIYIQKWPWAPPEGETEYPWWRYMNRRVPGLDDYEQVQKRSQLAEAVCYVMASSRRLVYENNSYDKVAVMGVTHSFEDIWSFEIGSGRYFSQQESHNGSNITVIGADIAAELFQGLDPLGREIKMMGRKLRVVGVIQKQGSDMFGNSLDKNILLPVNYAKTMFNLRSESVNPFIMVKALPGYTSDDISDELTGIMRAVRRIKPKAENDFALNQISLLQKGLDGLFGAIDIAGWFIGGFSILVGGFGIANIMFVSVKERTRIIGIQKALGAKRRFILLQFLIESTALSLIGGLAGLLIIFIITLLLRVSTELSISLSLVNILNGIGISLIIGILSGYIPAWKASKMDPVEAINAL, encoded by the coding sequence ATGATTCTTGTTTATAAATTCTTCAAAGAGAGCTTCCTGTTTGCATTAAATGCATTACGTTCAAATGTATTGCGTACTGTGCTTACTCTCTCCGGTGTTACCATAGGTATTTTTTCCATTATTTCAGTTTTTACTTTGATTGATACTCTTGAGAATTCTGTTCGGGAGAGTGTTGAATCTTTGGGTAACAATGTTATTTACATTCAAAAATGGCCATGGGCACCACCTGAAGGCGAAACTGAATATCCCTGGTGGAGATACATGAATCGAAGGGTACCCGGGTTAGATGATTATGAGCAGGTTCAGAAAAGATCACAGCTGGCCGAAGCTGTTTGTTATGTGATGGCTTCGTCACGTCGCCTGGTATACGAGAATAATTCGTACGATAAAGTGGCGGTGATGGGGGTGACTCATAGTTTTGAAGATATCTGGAGTTTTGAGATTGGATCAGGCCGGTATTTTTCTCAGCAGGAGTCTCATAATGGTAGCAATATTACTGTTATTGGTGCTGATATTGCGGCTGAGTTATTTCAGGGGTTAGATCCTTTAGGAAGAGAGATTAAAATGATGGGTCGAAAATTGAGAGTGGTAGGCGTCATTCAAAAACAAGGCTCAGATATGTTTGGTAACAGTCTGGATAAAAACATACTGCTACCAGTTAACTATGCTAAAACAATGTTTAATCTTCGCAGCGAGTCAGTTAACCCTTTTATCATGGTGAAAGCATTACCGGGTTATACTTCGGATGATATCAGTGATGAGCTTACAGGTATTATGCGAGCAGTACGAAGAATTAAACCAAAAGCTGAAAATGATTTTGCATTAAATCAGATTAGTCTTCTTCAAAAAGGATTGGATGGTTTATTTGGTGCGATTGATATTGCAGGTTGGTTTATTGGCGGTTTTTCTATTTTGGTAGGTGGATTTGGAATTGCCAACATCATGTTTGTATCAGTGAAGGAGCGTACCCGTATCATTGGAATTCAAAAAGCTTTGGGTGCAAAGCGACGTTTTATTCTGCTTCAGTTTTTGATTGAAAGTACTGCTTTGTCATTAATCGGTGGATTAGCCGGATTACTGATCATCTTTATTATTACTTTGCTGTTAAGAGTTAGTACTGAATTATCAATTTCATTAAGTTTAGTTAATATTTTAAACGGGATAGGTATTTCATTAATCATTGGAATTTTATCAGGTTACATACCAGCCTGGAAAGCTTCCAAAATGGATCCTGTAGAGGCTATCAATGCTTTGTAA